From the genome of Rickettsiales bacterium:
GTAGGTTTTCCGGCAGAACGCTCTTTAATTTGTCTATGGCCTGGCTTGCCGACCTCGCCAGCTCTTTATCCCCCCAGCTTTTCACCATCTGGGCTCCGAGCATAAGCGCGTCGAGTTCTTCAAGACCGAACATCAGCGGCTTCACCACATGGTCGCGGTGCAATATATAGCCGATACCGGCTTCTCCCAGAATAGGCACACCGGATGCGCCGAGATCGGCTATATCCCTGTAAATAGTCCGTGTGCTCACTTCCAGAACCTCCGCCAGTTTTTCAGCGGTCACTACCTGCCTGCGTGCTTTTAAATACTCCACAATACGGAATAAACGGTCTGCCCTGCGCATAATCCCTCCTGTTTCTGGGTTCGCTCGTAACATACTGCCACACTACTGACAATATGTTGTCAGTAGTGTTGTGTAAGATGCAGGAATCGGCCGGCAATGAAGCCGGTTGGTTTTAACAGGAGAATGAAGATGAGCAAAATACCTGAAGGCTATACCTCTGTAACCCCGTACCTGACCTTTGACGATACGGCAGCAGCTCTGGAATTTTATAAACAGGCATTCGGTGCCGAAGTGACCTTAAGTCTCCCGACACCCGACGGTAAAATCGCTCATGCTGAAATCCAGATCGGCAATGCCCGCGTGATGATGGGAGCGCCCTGCCCAGAAAAAGGCAATAAATCCGCTAAAACCCTGGGTGGTTCCCCGGTGGGGTTCTGCATCTATGTGCCCGATGTCGAAGTCGCATTTAAAAAAGCGAAAAACGCAGGCATGACCGAGAAGAAACCGATTGAAGACATGTTCTGGGGAGACCGTATGGGAAGCTTAAAAGACCCGTTCGGCTTCGAATGGTCGATCGCTGAACGCGTCCGCGAAGTTGCTCCGGCGGAAATACAGGAAGCCATGAAGAAGATGGCATCTTAATGACGAAGTGCATGCGGCTGGCGAGCGCTGGCCGCATTTGCATTAAGAGAATCCCAAATCCCGCCGCACCTGCTGTGCTGTAACACCCCGCGCACGTAAATCCGCCAGCGACTCGCTGCCTTTGCTTTTAGAGAGTTTATCTCCTGTAGGCAATGTCAGCAGCGCATGGTGGTGATAAAACGGCGTAGACAGCCCCAGTAGCACCTGCAGCAAGACATGCAGATCGGTCGCCGCCTCTAAATCCGCCCCGCGCACGACATGCGTTATGCCTTGAAGCGCATCATCCACCACCACGGAAAGATGATAACTCGTCATAATGCCTTTACGGGCAATCACCGCATCCCCCCAGCGTGCAGGCTGCGCGACCACCTCCTGCACCGAATCCTGTCGCGGAGTAAAGCGCTGGTATGCATGCACTCCCGGAGCAGCCTGCAACGCTTTTTCCATATTCAGCCGCCAGCAATGCGGGATGCCTTCCGCCATGCGAGCCTGTACCTCTTCCACGCGCAAATGAGCACAAATACGCGGGTAAAGCGGTGCTCCATCAGGATCGCTCCCCGTGCTCGCCTTTGCGATTTCGCTGCGTGTGCAGAAACACGGATACACAACACCCTTTTCCTGCAGCACGGCCAGCACCCTGGCATAATCCTCCCCATGCCGCGACTGCACCCGCACAGGCTCCTCCCATCGCAACCCGAGCCAGGCAAGATCGGCAAGGCAATACTGTGCAAGCT
Proteins encoded in this window:
- a CDS encoding VOC family protein gives rise to the protein MSKIPEGYTSVTPYLTFDDTAAALEFYKQAFGAEVTLSLPTPDGKIAHAEIQIGNARVMMGAPCPEKGNKSAKTLGGSPVGFCIYVPDVEVAFKKAKNAGMTEKKPIEDMFWGDRMGSLKDPFGFEWSIAERVREVAPAEIQEAMKKMAS
- the gluQRS gene encoding tRNA glutamyl-Q(34) synthetase GluQRS; the protein is MSIPVLRFAPSPNGRLHLGHAYSALLNAELAAQMKGRFLVRLEDIDTERCTVELAQYCLADLAWLGLRWEEPVRVQSRHGEDYARVLAVLQEKGVVYPCFCTRSEIAKASTGSDPDGAPLYPRICAHLRVEEVQARMAEGIPHCWRLNMEKALQAAPGVHAYQRFTPRQDSVQEVVAQPARWGDAVIARKGIMTSYHLSVVVDDALQGITHVVRGADLEAATDLHVLLQVLLGLSTPFYHHHALLTLPTGDKLSKSKGSESLADLRARGVTAQQVRRDLGFS